AGGCCAGCCTGGAAGGAGGAGCTTGCGCCGGCCGATAGCGCATGCGTGGAGCGAGGTCACGGGCGGGGCCAACAGGGAGGTGGAGTCTCCCCAGGAGTGGAGGCTCGTGGGAGGGGCCTGAAAAATGAGCCGGCGCCCTCAGTTGTCCGTTGCGGGGGCGGGGCCTAcgccggggcggggtgggggcgcgGCCCGGGCCCGAGAGGGCGTCGTTGGCTGGTGCCCGGCTGGGGGCGTGACAGGAGACACCGTTGGTTGGTGCGCGGCGGAGGGGCGTGGCGCGGGATGCGCCGTCGGTTggcgggcggcgggccgcgggccATGGCTCTGCTGCTGTGCCTGGCCCTGACAGAGGCGCTGGCCCGCGGCTGCTTGCACTGCCACGACAACTTCTCGGAGAAGTTCTCCTTCTACCGCCATCACGTGAACCTCAAGTCCTGATGGGTGGGCGACATCCCCGTGTCGGGTTCGCTGCTCACTGACTGGAGCCAGGACACAATGAAGGAGCTGCACCTGACCATCCCCGCGGAGATCAGTGAGTGCGGAGCCCCGCCCGGGAGCACCCCCGGCCCAGCCAGGCCCCGGCCCGCTCACTCGCCTCCTCCTGCCGTCCCCAGCCCTGGAGAAGCTGAACCAAGTGGCGAACGTCGTGTACCAGAGGATGGATCATCTGTACCAGGGAAAGCTGTATTTCCCTGGTAAGGGGGCGACCACCGAGCATGGGGAACTAAGGCAGAGCCCACCCGCCCCAGGACACCTCAGGTCCGCCCGCCAACTGTGCGTGACCTCCCCCCTCTTGCCTTCCCGCCATCACGGTATTTTCCCAACGAGCTGCGAGCTATCTTCCGGGAGCAGGTGCACCTCATCCAGAATGCCATCATCGAAAGTGAGCAAGCGAGGGCTGGTGGAGAGGGAGGGTGCTGCTGTCCAGGGTCTGAGAACCCAGGGCCACGCGAGTATTTCAGTCTCCTTCCAGGCCTGGGGTCCCGGCCAGGTCGTGGTGAGGCTGGAGTAATGTGAATAGGGCGTCtgacctggtgcagccaagtgTCAGAACTCAGAAAGGGCAGAAACGGGGGGAGAAGGGCCACACCTTGAGGGGGGCCCTTTTCAACCAGTGGGCACCAACAGGAGGCCTTGAAGGATAAATCCCACCCGTCCCTGCTACCGCCCCCCAACGGGTCCCTGGAGGCCTCAGAGTCTTGCGGCCGCCCTCCCCCATGCTTTGCCCCATCCCAGGCTGGGGCCCACCTAAGTGGCCAACGGACAGGCCCTGAGCCTTGGGCAGCCTGGAAGGGGGAGAGAGCGGGGGACAGGCCAGGCCTGCTAAGAAGGCGCCGGCTGTGCTCTCGTCCCCCCACAGGCTGCATCGACTGTCAGCGACACTGCGGTGAGTGAGCCTCTGTCTGTCCGGGTTATGGGGTGTGGTGGCAGTGGCGGCAGCTTGGGGCCCCAGAGACTGAGGGTGAGGGGAGGGTGCGGCCGCCTCTGGTGTGTTACAGGCATCTTCCAGTACGAGACCATCTCCTGCACCAACTGCGCGAACTCACACGTTGCCTGCTTTGGCTACAACTGCGAGTAGGGCTCAGACGCGGGTGGCCCCCTGCCCCTGGGGTCCGAGGCTCTCCCtggagggtcccctcatcacccgGGCAGGGGATGGAAGCCCCCCACCTGGCCCCTGAATGTGGGCCGCGCCCCCTCACACCCCGTGTCCCCGCATTTCATCGGCAGAGTCGGGGACAGCAGTGCAGGGCCTCCTCCAGCACATGTGAGTCAGGGCAGCTGGGCTCGGGGAGGAGACCCTGACCAAGGCCGCTTGGCCCTGACTCCAGTCCTGCTGTCGTTGTAGAAATAACTGGAGCAAGTAAGTAGTTCCCCCTCCCCAAAGGCAGTGTGCGTGTACGTCCTCATGGGTGAGTATGCGCGGGGGCAGCCACAGAAGGCAGCACCTGCCCCCAGTGTGGCGGGCCCAGCCTCTACCTCCCAGGGTCTCCCAGCTCTACCTCCCAGGGTCTCTCAGGGTCTCTCACGAGGGGCACATCCCGGTTAAGGGGTCCCCAGAGTCTGGTCCTacccctgcccccaggctggTGGCAGGCTGTGGTCGGAGCTGGGGAGGGCGCCGCCTGGTGGAGGCGTGCCCCAGTGGAGGCGCCTCAGGGCCACAGGCACAGCCTCAGCCCCAAAGCTCAGAGCTAACTGGGGCCCCGTTGTGTCTTTCAGAGAACACCAACACAAGGTAAGCCCCCCCCACCGCAGGCCCGTCCTCCTGGAGCGGGGATGTGTGGCGTGGGGTTGTCCCGGtcagtgggggagggcaggggtgtTGGATGGGGTGGGCACAGCCGGGCAGGTCTCCCTCTCTGCACCTGGGACATGTGGACATCACCTCTGCAACCCCGCCCATGCCATCACTCCATGAATAAACATGAGCTCCTCCTGCCCCTCGCCTGGACACACAGAACCATTCCAGCCTTTCGAGTGACCCAGTTGGGGGAGGCCGCAGGGACATGGGTGGACTCCAGGGGCAGGAGTTGTGCCTAAGCCAGAGATCAGAACCCCATGCCCCCTCCCACTGCTGCCTTTGCAGCCCTAGTCATGGGAGTGTAGGGCATGACCCCACTGCTGTGAGAACAGGCAAGGCCTCTGAGTTCAGCTTGAGGGTCTGTCTGCAGCCCTGTCACATGCCCAGCTGAGACGAGGGGCCCAGGCCCCCAGCAAACCCCACCAAGGAGAGCAAGGtgcgggagggaggggaaggaggactGGGGCACCCACGTCTCCTCGCAGCTTGATGTCACCAAGCTTCAGGTGTCTGGAGCCCCAGGCGAGGTGCGACCTTGGCCTACAGGGCGGGGCTATGGGGCTTCCCAGGCGCGCATGGCAACCAGCCTTCAGGGCAAGTGGTTCTTCCGATGACACGAAAGGAGGCTGTTTGGTGAAAGCCAGGGCCAGCATCAGTGCATCTTGGGGCTCCTACCACATCGGCTGCATCTCAGCCGAGGCACAGGAACTGCTGTTGTGCCCACCGCTTGGCTTCTTGGTTTTGAGAAAACACCCAACATGGGTCATGAGGGGACAGACCCAAACTGTGACCCAGGGCTCAACATCCATCCAGCAGACAGGAGGTGCCTCTGTGCCTACGGATGCCGTGGTGAGCCCGGCAGTTGTCTGGCTCCTGGGCTGGCCCTTCCCAGCCTGGTCAGCCGCCAATCCCTTCCCCCAGCTAAGGGGTCCCCTGCCTGGTGTGGCGCCTTCCTTCCAAGGGTTCACTGACAGAACACTGGCCTCTGCCTGCCCAGCGATGTTGAGATCAGGGGAACGGCGAGAGGGAAACTCCAGAGGGATGCTCCAACGCCCCGGGACCTGTGCGGGTCCACGAGCTGGAGCAGGGCGGGCCAGGCCAATGACCACCCGGGGGCCCCCCAAGGCCTCTCTCCCCACCCGCTGCCGGAGGGGGCTTCTGTGCGGGGCTCCGCACCTGCCCACGTTTTGGATTCAGGTTGGAGTTGACTGGGCTCTGCTGACACAGTCCTCTGTACACGTGGCGTCAGTGAAGCCATCTGCAACGTTGAGAATTAAAACAGCAgcaggggatttccctggtggcacagtggttaagaatccgcctgccaatgcaggggacatgggttcgagcactggtccgggaagatcccacatgccatggagcaactaagcctgtgtaccacaactactaccgagcctgcgctctagaccccgcaagccacaactactgagcctgcgtgccacaactactgaagcccacattcctagagcctgtgctccgcaacaagagaagccactgccatgagaagcctgcgcaccacaactaaagaaaacctgaacccagcaacaaagacccaacacagccaaaaataaaatataaaattaaaaaaaagaaaaaacgaaacaaaaacacCGCAAAACAGCAACAGGGCCTTCCTTCCAGCATCTGCTCCTGCTGATTCCTGGGACTCTGGGGTCTGTACACATGTGTCTGGACTCCTAACTCTGCCCCTTTCTCACTGGGCGCTTCAAAGATTAGaaatgagggtgtgtgtgtgcgtgtgtgtacaaGCGTTTACCTAACTTAATTTTAGTAATGTTTCTGCTCACCCCGCACACCCCTTACGAATGGGGTTCCCTAGTAAAGGGAGGGAGATCAGTGGACGCCTCAGAATCCCGTGTGGGGGGGTCAGGTGGCTCCTCGTTACCACCGGAGCCCAGGGGCCTGGATGACGTGAGGACCACGTCCCCTCCCAAGGGGCCGAGGGGTGCATAGCAGGAGGGCAAGGGCTCCCCTGCACACTGCAACCTCCATGAGGGTGCCCTGTAGGCCCCCTCGGACCACGAGCATTTCAGGGGCTGTGTACTGACCCCCACAGTGGGTCAGAATTCCGTGGCTGGGGGGCATACACTGTCATGGGCCAGAGACCCAAGAGGTGAATGTCTGTTTTGCAAGTTTATTAGATCATCTTGACACAGAATCATTACAGCAGCGTGATATGTCTCTCCTTTATATGGGAATGTCGATAGCAAATAAATTCTTATATAACACATCATACATTTCGAGATTCTAGAATCACTGCACAGGATTCTGTAATAGGTTACTCTACATGCTAAAGTGACAGTTTTCATCAAAAGGAAAAGTTAAAACGTCATCGAGGACTATCATTTCTGAGGAAAGTTCAGTCTCACGGGGGTGGGCTGGggtcccccctccctgcccctgaggTGCATTtcaggggcccagccgccccTGGACACACATGCTTCGCCGTCAGGGCTGCGGAGCCCAGGACTAGGCCCTTCCGCACATGCAGGCACAGACCTGCAGAGCGTCCAGTGATGAGCGGAGGGGCCAGAATCGCAGCTCTCCACCACTCACCCCAACACCCGACTGGGCACGGAAGCCAGTGAGGTCCGGGATCCCCGCTGGGCACCCCCTGCTCGGCGGACACACGAACACGGTGGTGGGATGAACGGGATGTGATGGACGAGAGCCTGCACGACCCTCTCCCACCGTGTGTCCTGCAGGGAGGACGTGACCCTTGGCGTCAGGGATGAACAGGAATGTCGCCTGAGTAGCTGGCCTGTTCTTCACCCCCCAGGTGCCAGTGGGCAGGGCATCTGGGGACTCATGGGACTTGGATGGCTTGACAGAAGCGGAACGCGCCATCGCGTCTGGTCCCCACCAGGAACCGGCCTGGATGGCGGTCACCCTCCCCCTCGGGCAGCTCCTGTGGCCACATGCACAGTCCGCTCCGGCTACAGAAGCCCCTGCTGGCCTGGGGAGTGGAAGGGGGCTTCTCGCCAGAGAGAGCAGTGAGGGCAAAGTAAAAAAGATGACAGGATAAATCAACGCAACATAAACCTCAGTGTCTACACAGTGGATGACGGTGGACTGGGTTATCTCCCGGCTGCACCCAGTCCTTGCGACAGAGGAGAAACCCGGCACTTGGCCGCCCTCCCTGCGAGCCCTCCCCATGGCGGGCGGCGCGCTCAGCATTTGGCCAGCGTTTCCTTCATCTCCTCCAGCACGTTGCTCAGCAGCGTTGAATCGCTGCACTTCCCGTCCACCGACACCGACTTCTCACCCTGCAACGGGGGAACAACGGCCAGCGCCTTGAGACGCCTCCCTGCTACTCCCATGCACCTCCAACGTTTGCAAATGCTCTCGTATGCCCAGGTGCTTTCATAATCAAAAGGAGGGGCTCCAGGCAAGACGGAGCAGGTGCACCGTGCCCTTCTGTCTCCCAGGGGCCCAGGATGGACGCTCTGGCAGAGCGCGGCAGAGGCAGCAATGCCAGCCCTGCAGAGAGGAAGGCCGTGAAAACCGGAGGGCATGGGACTAGAAGTCCTGCAGCTGGAACGTGTGTCAACGCTCTCCACAGGGTGTAAGGAAGGCCCAGGGTCTCCTCCTATTCAAAGTGTCCAGGATACAGTCCAAAATCACTCGGCACCGCAAGACCGGGGAAATCTCAGCTCACATGGAAAAGACAATCAACAAACACTCATCGAGAAGAGGTGGATGTTGGAATCACCTAACAGGCTTTGAAGTAGCTACTACGAGAACCTCCCATCACCAACCATGTACACTCCTGAAGCACACAAGAAAACACAACATCTCAGCAAAGGAATGGAAGAGTCAAGATCAACCCAGTGGAACTTCTAGACCTGAATACAACAGCCAAGATGAAAAGCTCACTGGAtgggctcaacagcagaatggaCATGACAGAAGAGTCAATGACCCCGACAAGAGATTAATGGAAATAATCCAAGCTGAACAGAGAGTGGAAAGGAGTCGGAGGTGGAGTGGGGTGCGCAGAGTAACAAAAGGTCTGAGATTCACATCACAGGGGTCCCGGAAGGAGGGGACAAAGAATGCAGTGCTGAAGAGGTATTTAAatcatagctgaaaacttccaagTTGTGCAAAAGACATAAACGCACAGATTCAGCAAGTTCGGCAGACTCCACACAGTTAACATAAACCCAAGGAAGTCAATGCCCAGACACATCACAAACTGCTGAaaactgaagacaaagaaaaacctaaaatagCCAGAGGAAAACGATGCATTCCCTAGTAAAAGGAAAATGTTCCTTGTCAGAAACCACAGACACCAAAAGGAAATGGCCTAGGgccttccctagtggtccagtggctaagactctgtgctcccaatgcagggggcccgggttcgatccccggtcagggaactagatcctgcatgccgcaaccagatccctcatgctgcaactaaaaagatcctgcatgctgcaactaagacctggcgcagccaaataagtatattttttcattttttttctttttaaaaagggggaaatggggagatgcatgagggaagggatgtgggaacagatgtatatgtatgactgattcactttgttataaagcagaaacta
This window of the Mesoplodon densirostris isolate mMesDen1 chromosome 3, mMesDen1 primary haplotype, whole genome shotgun sequence genome carries:
- the IZUMO4 gene encoding LOW QUALITY PROTEIN: izumo sperm-egg fusion protein 4 (The sequence of the model RefSeq protein was modified relative to this genomic sequence to represent the inferred CDS: substituted 1 base at 1 genomic stop codon), which translates into the protein MALLLCLALTEALARGCLHCHDNFSEKFSFYRHHVNLKSXWVGDIPVSGSLLTDWSQDTMKELHLTIPAEITLEKLNQVANVVYQRMDHLYQGKLYFPGYFPNELRAIFREQVHLIQNAIIESCIDCQRHCGIFQYETISCTNCANSHVACFGYNCE